A single genomic interval of Candidatus Oleimmundimicrobium sp. harbors:
- the atpE gene encoding ATP synthase F0 subunit C, translating into MDAQGIAYVCGALAMSLAAISCGLGIAWLARASVEGSARQPEAAGGIRTTMIIAAALVEAISLYTFVIAILLVTK; encoded by the coding sequence TTGGACGCACAAGGTATTGCTTATGTATGTGGAGCTTTGGCCATGTCATTGGCTGCAATTAGTTGCGGTTTAGGAATTGCTTGGTTGGCAAGGGCTTCTGTTGAGGGTTCTGCTCGTCAGCCGGAAGCAGCAGGCGGTATCCGTACAACCATGATTATCGCGGCCGCGTTGGTTGAAGCTATTTCTTTGTACACGTTTGTTATTGCTATTTTATTGGTAACTAAATAA
- a CDS encoding F0F1 ATP synthase subunit delta translates to MKADTVVGDTSGKSIEEIVTIASKLQEELSRLTNQLTFIEMVAEVTTVVPLTPDLTVSLQKKLSRLTGKNVLLKTFIDESILGGMVIRMGDKVLDFSIRSRLDKLREKFVSDKGLGSDDGNS, encoded by the coding sequence GTGAAGGCTGATACAGTTGTTGGTGATACTTCAGGAAAGAGCATTGAGGAAATAGTTACCATTGCTTCGAAGCTGCAAGAGGAGCTTTCTCGGCTTACCAATCAACTTACGTTTATTGAGATGGTTGCTGAAGTGACAACTGTGGTGCCATTGACTCCAGATTTAACCGTTAGTTTACAGAAGAAACTTTCCCGTTTAACTGGCAAAAATGTCCTACTTAAGACGTTTATAGATGAGTCTATCCTTGGTGGAATGGTTATTCGCATGGGGGATAAGGTTTTAGACTTTAGTATTCGCAGCAGACTTGATAAGCTGAGGGAAAAATTTGTAAGCGATAAGGGGTTGGGTTCAGATGACGGGAATTCCTGA
- the atpA gene encoding F0F1 ATP synthase subunit alpha, protein MTGIPELLKEKIDELDMGFEIIEVGEVLEAGDGVALVRGLPGAMAGEMLEFPDGVYGVVLNLEEDRIGAVLMGEATGIKEGDVVKRTGKILQVPVGEAMVGRVVNALGQPIDGKGPIKADSFRPIEWKAPGVVERQPVKEPLQTGIKAIDSMIPIGRGQRELIIGDRQTGKTAIATDTIINQQGEGVICVYVAIGQKASTVVQVVKDLEDRGAMDYTVVVSAPADEPAPLQYIAPYAGCAIAEYFMYKGGHALCVYDDLSKHAQAYRQVSLVLRRPPGREAYPGDIFYLHSRLLERAVKLSDKNGGGSLTALPIVETQAGDVSAYIPTNVISITDGQIFLESDLFFAGVRPAINVGISVSRVGGNAQIKAMKQVAGSLRLDLAQFRELEAFAQFGSELDETTKAQLARGERMVEILKQGRYVPVPVEKQIIIIYAGVKGYLDDISVNRVCQFEADILQFIEGNYPEISHKIREEKVLSEGTETALKKAIEEFKITFMEQ, encoded by the coding sequence ATGACGGGAATTCCTGAACTTTTAAAGGAAAAAATAGATGAACTGGATATGGGATTTGAGATTATTGAAGTTGGTGAGGTTCTTGAAGCCGGTGACGGAGTAGCTCTCGTTAGAGGGTTACCTGGAGCAATGGCGGGCGAAATGCTGGAGTTCCCCGATGGTGTTTACGGAGTGGTTTTAAATTTAGAGGAAGATAGAATAGGCGCCGTGCTTATGGGTGAAGCCACCGGAATCAAAGAGGGGGATGTTGTAAAGCGAACAGGGAAAATACTCCAGGTTCCCGTGGGCGAAGCCATGGTGGGAAGGGTAGTAAACGCTTTAGGGCAGCCCATTGACGGAAAGGGTCCCATAAAAGCGGACAGCTTTAGGCCTATTGAATGGAAAGCGCCCGGTGTTGTGGAAAGACAGCCCGTAAAAGAGCCACTTCAGACAGGGATAAAAGCCATTGATTCCATGATTCCAATTGGCCGAGGCCAAAGGGAGCTTATCATTGGTGATAGGCAAACCGGCAAGACAGCCATTGCGACCGATACCATCATTAATCAGCAAGGAGAAGGTGTTATCTGTGTTTATGTGGCCATAGGCCAGAAAGCTTCCACTGTTGTCCAAGTTGTAAAAGATCTTGAGGATCGGGGAGCTATGGATTACACGGTTGTTGTAAGCGCCCCTGCCGATGAGCCGGCACCACTTCAATATATTGCTCCTTATGCCGGCTGTGCCATAGCTGAATATTTTATGTATAAAGGCGGACACGCGCTTTGTGTATATGATGATCTTTCAAAACACGCTCAGGCTTATAGGCAAGTTTCATTGGTTTTGCGCCGTCCTCCCGGCCGAGAAGCTTATCCGGGAGATATCTTTTATCTTCACTCTCGTTTGCTCGAGAGAGCGGTAAAGCTGAGCGATAAAAATGGCGGCGGCTCATTAACTGCTCTGCCTATTGTCGAAACTCAAGCAGGTGATGTTTCTGCATATATTCCAACGAACGTAATTTCAATTACGGACGGTCAGATTTTTTTGGAGAGCGACCTCTTTTTTGCCGGAGTGAGACCCGCTATCAACGTGGGTATCTCTGTTTCCAGGGTTGGAGGTAACGCGCAGATTAAGGCAATGAAGCAAGTAGCGGGCAGTTTGAGATTGGATTTGGCTCAATTCAGGGAGCTTGAAGCATTTGCCCAATTTGGTTCAGAACTGGATGAGACGACCAAGGCACAGCTTGCGCGTGGCGAGAGAATGGTGGAAATTTTAAAACAAGGCCGCTATGTTCCGGTGCCGGTTGAGAAACAAATCATTATCATTTACGCTGGCGTTAAAGGTTATCTTGATGATATTTCCGTGAATAGAGTTTGTCAGTTTGAGGCAGATATTTTGCAGTTCATAGAGGGGAATTACCCTGAAATAAGTCATAAGATTCGTGAAGAAAAGGTACTTTCTGAAGGAACCGAAACAGCTTTAAAGAAAGCTATTGAGGAATTTAAAATAACTTTCATGGAACAATAA
- a CDS encoding cytidine/deoxycytidylate deaminase family protein, protein MNRPTWDEYFMKITEEVSTRSTCLRRQVGAVIVKDKRILATGYNGAPSGLKHCLEVGCIRELQNIPSGEKHELCRGLHAEQNAIIQAALHGIKIGEALIYTTHQPCILCAKMLINAGIKEIIYRDAYLDSLAEKMIKEAEIKIRQLRK, encoded by the coding sequence ATGAATCGTCCAACTTGGGATGAATATTTTATGAAGATAACTGAAGAAGTTTCGACGCGTTCAACATGTCTGCGTCGCCAAGTTGGCGCGGTTATCGTTAAAGATAAAAGAATTCTTGCTACCGGTTATAATGGCGCGCCGTCGGGATTAAAACACTGTCTTGAAGTTGGTTGCATTAGAGAACTTCAGAATATTCCCTCAGGAGAAAAACACGAGTTATGTCGGGGTCTTCATGCTGAGCAAAACGCTATCATCCAAGCTGCTCTTCATGGCATAAAAATTGGTGAAGCTTTGATATATACCACTCACCAGCCCTGTATTCTTTGTGCTAAAATGCTGATAAACGCGGGCATAAAAGAGATTATTTATCGGGACGCTTATCTGGATTCACTGGCCGAGAAAATGATTAAAGAGGCAGAAATTAAAATAAGGCAATTAAGAAAGTAA
- the atpD gene encoding F0F1 ATP synthase subunit beta produces the protein MNIGRITKVIGPVVDVEFASGNLPEIYTALKIEKEGAEGKTELIVEVQKHIGKNQIRAVAMDSTDGLARGTKVIDTGEPIMVPVGEKTLGRIFNVLGEVIDHGEPIVTREKYPIHRKAPEFEELKPTTEIFETGIKVIDLLAPYVKGGKTGLFGGAGVGKTVLIMELIHNIATEHGGYSVFSGVGERTREGNDLWLEMKESGVINKTALVYGQMNEPPGARLRVGLTGLTMAEYFRDQGQDVLYFVDNIFRFVQAGSEVSALLGRMPSAVGYQPTLGTEMGELQERITSTKKGSITSVQAIYVPADDLTDPAPATTFTHLDATTVLSRQIAELGIYPAVDPLDSTSRILDATFIGDEHYSVARKVQEVLQRYKELQDVIAILGMDELSENDKVIVQRARKIQKFLSQPFFVAEQFTGNPGIYVSLKDTIKGFKEIAEGIHDELPEQAFYMVGTIEDAVEKGKKLLETVEVEA, from the coding sequence ATGAATATTGGAAGAATAACCAAGGTCATTGGACCGGTAGTTGATGTTGAGTTTGCTTCCGGAAATTTACCGGAAATTTATACTGCTCTAAAGATTGAAAAAGAAGGAGCAGAGGGCAAGACCGAACTGATAGTAGAGGTTCAGAAGCACATCGGAAAAAATCAAATAAGGGCCGTTGCAATGGATTCAACAGACGGACTTGCCAGAGGGACGAAGGTTATCGATACGGGCGAGCCGATAATGGTTCCTGTTGGAGAAAAAACACTGGGTAGGATATTTAATGTTTTAGGGGAGGTCATTGACCATGGTGAACCCATTGTTACCAGAGAAAAATATCCAATTCATCGGAAGGCGCCCGAATTTGAAGAACTGAAACCAACAACCGAGATTTTTGAAACTGGCATTAAGGTTATAGACCTTTTAGCACCGTATGTTAAAGGTGGAAAAACCGGACTCTTTGGAGGTGCCGGTGTCGGAAAGACCGTTCTCATCATGGAACTCATTCATAATATCGCCACCGAACACGGCGGATATTCTGTATTTAGCGGTGTTGGCGAAAGGACCAGAGAAGGTAACGATTTATGGTTGGAGATGAAGGAGTCCGGTGTTATTAACAAGACGGCTCTCGTTTACGGCCAGATGAACGAGCCCCCGGGGGCGAGATTAAGGGTTGGTTTAACCGGACTTACGATGGCTGAGTATTTTCGCGATCAAGGACAAGATGTCCTTTACTTTGTTGACAATATATTTAGATTTGTTCAGGCCGGTTCTGAAGTATCTGCTCTCTTGGGCAGGATGCCTTCGGCCGTTGGTTACCAGCCAACCTTGGGAACTGAAATGGGTGAATTGCAGGAGAGAATTACTTCCACCAAGAAAGGTTCTATTACCTCGGTTCAGGCAATTTATGTGCCTGCCGATGATTTAACAGACCCGGCGCCCGCGACAACGTTTACTCATCTTGATGCCACTACCGTTTTGTCGAGACAGATTGCTGAGCTTGGAATATATCCTGCTGTTGATCCTCTCGATTCGACATCGAGGATTCTTGATGCCACCTTTATCGGTGACGAGCACTATTCGGTTGCCCGCAAAGTTCAGGAGGTTTTACAGCGCTACAAGGAGCTGCAGGACGTTATCGCAATTTTGGGTATGGATGAGCTTTCGGAAAATGATAAGGTTATTGTTCAGAGAGCCAGAAAGATACAGAAGTTTCTTTCACAGCCATTTTTTGTGGCGGAACAATTTACCGGGAATCCGGGTATCTATGTATCATTGAAAGATACCATTAAAGGGTTTAAAGAAATCGCGGAAGGCATACACGATGAACTTCCCGAACAGGCCTTTTATATGGTCGGCACAATTGAAGACGCGGTTGAAAAAGGCAAAAAATTGCTTGAAACGGTTGAGGTAGAAGCATAA
- the atpF gene encoding F0F1 ATP synthase subunit B: MDVLFHPETGLIFWSLISFLLLFVLLKKIAYKPILGMLEKRENKIKESLDEAEKTRLEAEKLFADYQKQIENARKEAQQVIEQGRVAAEGIKKEIIESANKESKRMIESAQHEMTSEKEKIIVELQDKMAGLIIDASSKVVQKALSKKDHLSLIKEYTAKLGDICEG, translated from the coding sequence GTGGATGTATTATTCCATCCCGAGACGGGTTTGATTTTTTGGTCTTTGATTTCGTTTCTTTTGCTTTTTGTTTTGCTTAAAAAAATTGCTTACAAGCCAATTTTAGGAATGTTGGAAAAGCGGGAGAACAAAATCAAAGAATCTTTAGATGAAGCCGAAAAAACTCGTCTTGAGGCAGAAAAATTGTTTGCAGATTATCAAAAACAGATAGAAAATGCTCGCAAAGAAGCCCAGCAGGTAATAGAGCAGGGTAGAGTTGCTGCTGAGGGGATTAAAAAAGAAATAATTGAAAGTGCAAATAAGGAATCTAAAAGAATGATTGAATCAGCTCAGCATGAGATGACTTCAGAAAAAGAAAAAATTATAGTGGAGCTTCAGGATAAAATGGCGGGTTTAATCATCGATGCCTCTTCTAAGGTTGTTCAGAAGGCATTAAGCAAAAAGGATCATTTAAGTTTAATAAAGGAATACACAGCAAAGTTAGGTGATATTTGTGAAGGCTGA
- the atpG gene encoding ATP synthase F1 subunit gamma, whose amino-acid sequence MARTREIKRRIKSIENTRQITRTMEMVAGAKIRRSQEGIENSRPYATKMMEVLANLSSYVKAGKHPLLEVHEKQERVYILSITSNRGLCGAFNTNIIRKTESILEREKQAECEVVLSVAGQKGINYFKYRGYELLSEYTEIGDSPKFEDAREIAAKIMEMYINHEVDKVLIIFNHFKSVMDQRPIEYNILPIEKDMVEDEKERVIRDDYIFEPSPEKVLYELLPTYVETLVYRTLMESVASEHGARRTAMKAASDNAVEMIGRLTMTFNRARQAQITQEISEIVGGAEALK is encoded by the coding sequence TTGGCTAGAACCCGTGAGATAAAAAGACGAATAAAGAGTATTGAAAACACCAGGCAGATAACAAGAACCATGGAGATGGTTGCGGGGGCAAAGATTAGGAGATCCCAGGAGGGAATCGAAAACTCTCGCCCCTATGCTACAAAGATGATGGAAGTTCTTGCCAACCTATCTTCATATGTTAAAGCCGGGAAACATCCGCTTTTGGAAGTTCATGAAAAACAGGAGCGGGTCTATATTTTGTCGATAACCTCAAACAGGGGACTGTGCGGAGCTTTTAACACAAATATCATTCGCAAAACCGAAAGTATTTTAGAAAGAGAAAAACAAGCAGAATGCGAGGTAGTTCTATCGGTTGCCGGACAAAAGGGCATCAATTATTTTAAATACCGTGGTTATGAATTGTTGTCAGAATATACTGAGATTGGCGATTCACCTAAATTTGAAGATGCCCGCGAAATTGCCGCTAAAATTATGGAGATGTATATAAATCACGAGGTTGACAAGGTTTTGATTATCTTTAATCACTTTAAATCCGTAATGGACCAAAGACCGATTGAATACAATATTTTACCCATCGAAAAAGATATGGTGGAAGACGAAAAAGAGCGTGTAATTCGCGATGATTATATATTTGAGCCGTCTCCTGAAAAAGTGCTCTACGAGCTTTTGCCAACTTATGTGGAGACATTGGTTTATCGAACATTGATGGAATCTGTGGCGAGTGAGCACGGCGCGCGTCGGACGGCCATGAAAGCCGCGAGCGATAATGCTGTGGAGATGATTGGCCGGCTTACAATGACTTTTAACAGGGCCAGGCAAGCTCAAATTACGCAAGAAATTTCCGAAATTGTTGGTGGAGCAGAAGCACTAAAATAA
- the rpiB gene encoding ribose 5-phosphate isomerase B: protein MKIAIGSDHAGYELKEKIKVFLKEKNLEILDVGTNNSESVDYPDYAERAAEVVASGKFDRGIIICGSGIGVAMTANKIPGVRAAVCNDIESARLSRQHNDANVLTMGGRRVIDLKEAKKIINTWLKTEFEGGRHLMRLAKIAKLERKYSSKKPEVE from the coding sequence TTGAAGATTGCAATTGGCAGCGATCATGCCGGCTACGAGTTAAAAGAAAAAATAAAGGTATTTTTAAAAGAAAAGAATCTGGAGATTTTGGATGTTGGCACAAACAACTCGGAATCTGTTGATTATCCTGACTATGCGGAGAGAGCGGCCGAGGTGGTGGCGTCAGGTAAATTTGACAGAGGTATTATCATTTGCGGTTCAGGGATAGGAGTCGCGATGACGGCAAACAAAATTCCCGGGGTTAGAGCCGCCGTTTGTAACGATATTGAGTCCGCTCGTCTTAGCAGGCAGCATAATGACGCGAATGTTCTCACAATGGGAGGGCGGCGTGTGATTGATTTAAAAGAAGCTAAAAAAATTATAAACACGTGGCTTAAAACTGAATTTGAGGGTGGGCGGCATTTAATGAGACTTGCAAAGATTGCTAAGTTGGAGAGAAAATATTCTTCAAAAAAACCGGAGGTTGAATAG
- the glyA gene encoding serine hydroxymethyltransferase, with protein MENLSKIDPEITKAIEDELRRQQGTLELIASENFASLAVMRATGSVFTNKYAEGYPGKRYYGGCGFIDVVEKLAIERAKIIFGADHANVQPHSGSQANMAVYFSCLKPGDKVMGLELSHGGHLTHGSPVNFSGQLYDFVFYGVNKDTEIFDYDEILKIAKKHRPKMIVTGASAYPRTIDFEAFRKIADEVNAYLMADIAHIAGLVAAGVHPSPIPHAQFTTTTTHKTLRGPRGGMVFCEERFAKSIDKTVFPGIQGGPLMNEITAKAVCLKEALTDEFKDYQKQIIKNAKILSRVFQDNGYRLVSRGTDNHLFLVDLTDKGITGREAEVVLESVGIILNRSTIPFETKSPFITSGIRVGTPAVTTRGMKEKEMEKIGELMIRTLENMDNEKVHTEVKNKVEKLCEEFPLYPEL; from the coding sequence GTGGAAAATTTATCTAAAATAGACCCTGAGATAACTAAGGCCATAGAGGATGAATTAAGGCGCCAGCAAGGAACTTTGGAGCTTATTGCTTCTGAAAATTTTGCAAGTTTAGCTGTAATGAGAGCCACTGGTTCTGTTTTTACAAATAAGTATGCGGAAGGTTACCCCGGTAAAAGATATTACGGTGGGTGTGGATTTATAGATGTTGTTGAAAAATTAGCCATAGAACGGGCTAAAATTATTTTCGGAGCGGACCATGCAAACGTTCAACCACATAGTGGTTCACAAGCAAACATGGCGGTGTATTTTTCTTGTTTAAAACCCGGCGATAAAGTTATGGGCTTGGAGCTTAGCCATGGTGGTCATTTAACTCACGGTAGTCCGGTTAACTTTTCGGGTCAGTTATACGATTTTGTTTTTTATGGTGTTAACAAAGATACTGAAATATTTGACTATGATGAAATTTTAAAAATTGCTAAAAAACACAGGCCAAAAATGATAGTTACCGGGGCAAGCGCTTATCCGAGAACCATTGATTTTGAGGCATTTCGCAAGATTGCTGATGAAGTAAACGCTTATTTGATGGCTGATATAGCTCACATCGCCGGCTTAGTTGCTGCCGGTGTTCATCCGAGTCCAATTCCTCACGCGCAATTTACAACTACTACTACTCATAAAACTCTCCGCGGACCCAGGGGTGGAATGGTTTTTTGTGAGGAGAGATTTGCTAAGTCGATAGACAAAACGGTCTTTCCCGGTATTCAAGGCGGTCCCTTAATGAATGAAATAACCGCAAAGGCCGTTTGCTTAAAAGAAGCTCTAACCGATGAATTTAAGGATTATCAAAAACAAATTATTAAAAACGCTAAAATTTTGTCACGTGTTTTTCAGGACAACGGATATCGTTTGGTCTCCCGGGGGACTGATAATCACCTCTTCTTAGTTGATTTAACCGATAAAGGGATTACAGGGAGAGAGGCGGAAGTTGTTCTTGAAAGTGTGGGAATTATTTTAAATAGGAGTACTATTCCTTTTGAGACAAAGAGTCCTTTTATTACAAGCGGAATTAGAGTAGGCACTCCCGCCGTTACAACTCGGGGGATGAAAGAAAAGGAAATGGAAAAAATCGGAGAGTTGATGATAAGAACTTTAGAAAACATGGATAACGAGAAGGTTCATACGGAAGTAAAAAATAAAGTTGAAAAACTCTGTGAGGAATTTCCGCTCTACCCGGAATTGTAG
- a CDS encoding AtpZ/AtpI family protein, giving the protein MALFKSCDLMLSEKDKDNKPWLSEVRGYGNIGIDLACSILVGFGIGYLLDKWLGTTPLFMIVGVLWGVTSAFLLLYNKIKLEKEENDKDKRKG; this is encoded by the coding sequence ATGGCATTATTTAAAAGTTGTGATTTAATGTTAAGTGAAAAAGATAAAGATAATAAACCATGGCTAAGTGAAGTTAGAGGATATGGCAATATAGGGATAGATTTAGCTTGTTCTATTTTGGTAGGGTTTGGCATAGGTTATTTATTGGATAAGTGGTTGGGTACGACCCCTTTGTTTATGATTGTGGGAGTTTTATGGGGAGTTACAAGCGCTTTTTTATTGCTTTATAATAAAATTAAACTTGAAAAAGAAGAGAACGATAAGGATAAACGAAAGGGTTGA
- a CDS encoding F0F1 ATP synthase subunit A — MDPLHHFHLHPIIHLPHIGPIDPSINIAVISMWIATAAVFVLFFLASRKVSLVPKGIQNLVEVIVQFVRDDIVLTMMGKEGLPYLPFILTLFMFIWFCNLVGLIPGLFTPTSNIFVTGTLAIMVFFATHIIGIVKHGPFKYFKGWVPQGVPKALAPALFIIEIPSAFAKPFSLAVRLFANMLAGHIALLIFLSLIIQFKSLIIAPAPVLGAVIILILELLFTLLQAYIFAMLSALYISDAVHGGH, encoded by the coding sequence TTGGATCCACTTCATCATTTTCATCTTCATCCCATAATTCATCTTCCTCACATCGGGCCCATCGACCCATCTATTAACATAGCGGTAATATCAATGTGGATAGCGACCGCGGCGGTGTTTGTCTTATTTTTTCTGGCATCCAGAAAAGTTAGCTTGGTTCCGAAAGGAATTCAAAACTTGGTGGAGGTGATTGTCCAGTTTGTTCGCGATGATATCGTCTTAACCATGATGGGCAAAGAAGGACTTCCTTACCTGCCATTTATTTTGACATTGTTCATGTTTATTTGGTTCTGCAATTTAGTCGGTTTAATACCCGGCTTATTTACTCCCACGAGCAACATATTTGTAACCGGGACCCTTGCAATTATGGTTTTCTTTGCGACTCACATAATCGGAATTGTTAAACATGGCCCTTTTAAATATTTTAAGGGTTGGGTTCCCCAAGGAGTGCCCAAAGCGTTAGCGCCGGCTCTTTTCATCATCGAGATTCCAAGCGCTTTTGCCAAACCCTTTTCTCTGGCAGTTCGTCTTTTTGCCAATATGCTTGCCGGGCACATTGCCCTTTTAATCTTTTTGAGTCTGATAATTCAGTTTAAAAGTTTAATCATTGCGCCGGCTCCTGTTTTGGGGGCTGTGATTATTTTAATTTTGGAGTTGTTATTTACGTTGTTACAGGCATATATCTTTGCCATGCTTTCAGCGCTTTATATTTCGGATGCCGTTCACGGCGGACACTAA